Proteins from a single region of Candidatus Neomarinimicrobiota bacterium:
- a CDS encoding DUF47 family protein, whose translation MPILFKKSKQLESGIESYLDFVIRGGLLFKEGIKYYLTEDRKAFQEHLDDLDDLESEADTLRRDIENMLYEHTLIPEHRGDVLGIIENTDEVINVTAESLMQFSVEQPSFPEKYHQQIRNLADASVSASDEIVSAIRAYFKEVSRVRDSINKVLFYEKEADKIADKIKRAIFQSDEIPELAEKMHIRDFIVKIEGISDTAEVVSDRLGIAAIKLSI comes from the coding sequence ATGCCGATTCTCTTTAAAAAATCCAAACAGCTTGAATCAGGGATCGAGAGCTACCTGGATTTCGTCATCCGGGGTGGATTACTGTTTAAGGAAGGGATCAAATATTACCTCACAGAGGATCGGAAGGCGTTTCAGGAGCACCTGGATGACCTGGATGACCTGGAAAGCGAAGCGGATACCCTGCGCCGGGATATCGAAAATATGTTATATGAACACACGTTAATTCCGGAACACCGCGGAGATGTACTTGGGATCATCGAAAATACCGATGAAGTCATCAACGTGACGGCTGAATCCCTGATGCAATTTTCTGTGGAGCAGCCGTCTTTCCCGGAGAAATACCATCAGCAGATCCGTAATCTGGCAGATGCTTCGGTCTCGGCATCTGATGAAATTGTCTCTGCTATCCGTGCTTATTTCAAAGAGGTGAGTCGTGTTCGGGACAGTATCAACAAAGTGCTGTTCTACGAAAAGGAAGCAGATAAAATCGCTGACAAGATCAAAAGGGCGATATTTCAGTCCGATGAGATACCCGAATTGGCAGAGAAAATGCACATCCGGGATTTTATCGTCAAAATCGAAGGCATCTCCGATACCGCGGAAGTCGTGAGT
- the gap gene encoding type I glyceraldehyde-3-phosphate dehydrogenase, whose product MPNVAINGMGRIGRALLKNLLDKPEFDVVAVNDIADIENIAYLLKFDSVYGRLGKSVETGDKKLIIDGESFDYLSERDPGDLPWADKNVDLVFECTGLFTTKKASSAHVDAGAKHVIMSAPAKDEDTAMVVHGVNSEAGDGQNVISCASCTTNCISPVVEVLDRHFGVEKATMTTIHAYTSSQAIVDGPHKKFRRGRAGAVNFVPTSTGAAIATTKALPQLKGKFDGAAIRGPIPVGSIADIVFQLSKDVTVEEINDVFAKEAESDRYKGVLGASDEHLVSSDILKDSRASIVDLTMTQVVGGDLVKVMSWYDNEWGYVNQMIREASRILSV is encoded by the coding sequence ATGCCAAATGTAGCAATTAACGGTATGGGACGGATTGGCCGTGCCCTGCTGAAAAACCTGTTGGACAAGCCGGAATTTGACGTCGTTGCTGTCAACGATATCGCCGATATTGAGAATATCGCTTATCTGTTGAAGTTCGATTCTGTTTATGGTCGGCTTGGCAAATCCGTGGAAACGGGCGACAAAAAACTGATTATCGATGGTGAATCATTTGACTATCTGAGCGAGAGGGACCCGGGTGATCTGCCATGGGCCGACAAAAATGTAGATCTGGTATTCGAATGTACCGGTCTGTTCACTACGAAGAAGGCCTCATCGGCGCATGTGGATGCCGGCGCGAAACATGTTATTATGTCCGCTCCCGCCAAAGATGAAGACACGGCTATGGTCGTCCATGGCGTGAATTCCGAAGCCGGTGACGGGCAGAATGTCATCTCGTGCGCCAGCTGCACAACTAACTGTATTTCGCCGGTCGTTGAAGTCCTGGATCGTCATTTCGGCGTAGAGAAAGCCACAATGACGACTATCCACGCTTACACGTCGAGCCAGGCAATCGTTGACGGTCCGCACAAAAAGTTCCGTCGCGGTCGTGCAGGTGCTGTGAACTTTGTTCCGACATCAACCGGTGCCGCCATTGCAACTACCAAGGCGCTGCCACAGTTGAAGGGCAAATTCGATGGCGCCGCAATTCGCGGTCCGATCCCCGTTGGCTCTATCGCCGATATCGTGTTCCAGCTCAGCAAAGATGTCACGGTTGAGGAAATCAACGATGTCTTTGCCAAAGAAGCCGAATCCGACCGTTACAAAGGAGTACTCGGGGCTTCCGATGAGCATCTGGTTTCCTCAGATATTCTGAAGGATTCCCGCGCATCAATCGTTGACCTGACCATGACTCAGGTTGTGGGTGGCGATCTGGTAAAGGTGATGTCCTGGTACGATAACGAATGGGGTTACGTAAACCAGATGATCCGGGAAGCGTCACGGATTTTGTCCGTATAA